A part of Tachyglossus aculeatus isolate mTacAcu1 unplaced genomic scaffold, mTacAcu1.pri SUPER_34, whole genome shotgun sequence genomic DNA contains:
- the SPHK1 gene encoding LOW QUALITY PROTEIN: sphingosine kinase 1 (The sequence of the model RefSeq protein was modified relative to this genomic sequence to represent the inferred CDS: inserted 2 bases in 1 codon; deleted 1 base in 1 codon) produces MVGPRWPVVLRGEFLLGPGSRLALTLSGNGEPPGSTVPLSDCLRCLSSPGGGSGDPSAYLSLVCYPARQRXFRVLVSPDPADDHREAELWARWTPRDPHDGQDRGPPDTFLPRPSRVLVLLNPHGGTGRALKLFETRVRPMLAEADVAFTLLLTERPNHARELVREVELARWDALVVMSGDGLMHEVVNGLMERPDWEAAIQKPLCTLPGGSGNALAASVNHYAGNEQVTNEELLTNCTHLLCRGLLAPMDLLSLQTASGRRLFSLLSLAWGFIADVDVESEKYRRLGETRFTLGTLLRLATLRTYKGRLAYLPSEGPTPRAPGSGDPSPPVPGPGDPSPPASGPTDSLLVPLEQPVPAHWTVVPEEDFVLVLALLQSHLGTEMCAAPMARSADGIIHLFYVRAGISRVALLRLFLAMERGVHLEQGCAQLVHVPVSAFRLEPCAGRGVLTVDGEVVPSEAVQGQVHPGLCRIVGGVPEPSSGGGAATPGS; encoded by the exons ATGGTGGGCCCTCGGTGGCCGGTGGTGTTGCGCGGGGAGttcctcctgggcccgggctcccgGTTGGCGCTCACCCTGAGCGGCAACGGGGAGCCCCCCGGTTCGACGGTCCCCCTGTCCGACTGCCTCCGCTGCCTCTCGTCC CCCGGAGGGGGGTCGGGGGACCCCTCGGCCTACCTCAGCCTCGTCTGCTACCCGGCCCGCCAACG CTTCCGCGTGCTCGTCTCCCCGGACCCCGCCGACGACCACCGGGAGGCCGAGCTGTGGGCCCGCTGGACGCCCCGAGACCCCCACGACGGCCAGGACCGCG GCCCGCCGGACACCTTCCTGCCGCGGCCGAGCCGGGTGCTGGTCCTGCTGAACCCCCACGGGGGCACCGGCCGGGCGCTCAAGCTGTTCGAGACGCGCGTCCGGCCCATGCTGGCCGAGGCCGACGTCGCCTTCACGCTGCTGCTGACCG AGCGACCGAACCACGCGCGAGAACTGGTGCGGGAGGTGGAGCTGGCCCGCTGGGACGCGTTGGTGGTCATGTCCGGGGACGGACTGATGCACGAG GTGGTGAACGGGCTGATGGAGAGGCCGGACTGGGAAGCGGCCATCCAGAAGCCGCTGTGTACGCTCCCCGGAGGCTCCGGCAATGCCCTGGCGGCGTCCGTGAACCACTATGCCGG GAACGAGCAGGTGACCAACGAGGAGCTGCTGACCAACTGCACGCACCTGCTGTGCCGGGGCCTGCTGGCGCCCATGGACCTGCTGTCGTTGCAGACGGCCTCCGGACGCCGCCTCTTCTCGCTGCTCAGCCTGGCGTGGGGCTTCATCGCCGACGTGGACGTGGAGAGCGAGAAGTACCGGCGGCTGGGCGAGACGCGCTTTACCCTGGGCACGTTGCTGCGCCTGGCCACGCTGCGCACCTACAAGGGCCGCCTGGCCTACCTGCCCAGCGAGGGCCCGACCCCGCGGGCTCCCGGCTCCGGCGATCCCTCCCCGCCGGTCCCCGGACCCGGCGACCCGTCCCCGCCGGCCTCCGGGCCCACGGACTCGCTGCTGGTGCCGCTGGAGCAGCCGGTGCCCGCGCACTGGACCGTGGTGCCCGAGGAGGACTTCGTGCTGGTCCTGGCGCTGCTGCAGTCGCACCTGGGCACGGAGATGTGCGCGGCCCCCATGGCGCGCAGCGCCGACGGGATCATCCACCTCTTCTACGTGCGCGCCGGCATCTCGCGCGTGGCCCTGCTGCGCCTCTTCCTGGCCATGGAGCGGGGCGTGCACCTGGAGCAGGGCTGCGCGCAACTGGTGCACGTGCCCGTGTCCGCCTTCCGCCTGGAGCCGTGCGCCGGCCGGGGCGTGCTCACGGTGGACGGGGAGGTGGTGCCCAGCGAGGCGGTGCAGGGCCAGGTGCATCCGGGCCTCTGCCGGATCGTGGGCGGCGTCCCCGAGCCCAGCTCGGGCGGAGGGGCGGCCACCCCCGGCTCCTGA